Proteins encoded together in one Osmia lignaria lignaria isolate PbOS001 chromosome 4, iyOsmLign1, whole genome shotgun sequence window:
- the LOC143305274 gene encoding uncharacterized protein LOC143305274, with protein sequence MSHLEELLYKQTQTLRSIDRALLNFKKLGQAKMTAATTQNRMAMLKEAYIQSQDLDARIAACTDNAAKSSLPYFVDNQFIESEERYQEALDYMAEVLAKATPPPQSTNANSNSTTSKSTIHLPKIQLPTFDGAFTEWESFRDRFTSLVKNNDSLSNIDRLQFLNSSLTGEASRAVSHLPITDKNFDIAWKIITSRYENKQRLISTHLNTLFSIPSVAAENAHDLRALRDGINISLEMLRNLNRPVDKWDDMIVFLATQKLDRSSRKAWEFHLSEATDFPTYEEFDAFLRKRIRALEAMPNPKREKANDVDKCKQFKSRAISTHSATSQKITCPVCQQTHLIYQCPKFLSQPVSERFHFIRKQKRCVNCFSIKHSSAQCQSKHLCKECNQRHNTLLHFPNQKDATPSTSKAESESSENAVEISTHVASNSPKGSCILLSTARVQIRSSQGRSVNARALLDQGSVATLITENLAQTLRLLRTKQPTKIIGIGENQSHASHTAEIIITPSRSDKPAYSTTAIILRSLTRYVPSKNPTNFKWSHLADLELADNEPMSSDPIDIIIGADLYGQFLLPGLRKGSACTPTAQNTTLGWILSGPSQRVSSPSSVGVHHLSVLENLDQDLCRFWQIEDLSAPTITTPENQMCEEHFKTTHSRANDGRYIVRLPFKTQSSINLGESRSVALRCLRSLENRLIRNSAVSKPYQEFLSEYETLGHMKQVDPLPSSHKNCYYIPHHAVIRESSVTTRLRVVFNASRRTSDGTSLNDHLFTGPKLQQDLVSILIRWRQFQYVYTADIEKMYRQILVHPEDTDYQRILWRDSPLKPVNEYQLLTVTYGTASAPYLAIRVLHQLVEDEGANFPQAVSVVQDQAYVDDFIFGGDSVNSLRQLRDQTIDLLAKGGFVLRKWASNNPELMSDINPKNYGLATSKSLQGDETISVLGLTWNPALDQFQFKLSEPINRPQTKRSILSTIAKLFDPLGWIAPIIITGKIYMQTLWSIRCDWDDVPPSTFLQEWKKFCSQLPKLEHISIPRKIAHNIFRSQSLHGFSDASTKAYAAAVYSRNVLYDGTICASLVIAKTRVAPVKTLSVPRLELSAALLLARLLTFVRTALNAPMLESHCWTDSTITLAWLRQPPNRWKTFVANRVAKIQQLIPDVQWHHVPTAENPADCASRGINIDKLETHQLWWSGPPWLIKASNFWPQSIPQTDDDLSHEKRSPALPSLATCVEQWELANRYSSWTKLLRVTAYLIHFIRTLRTRIQSKTNQKLTIISQPTAPPLILKPEVINQAKLFWLKELQSNAFPEEKGALTPTA encoded by the exons ATGAGTCACCTTGAAGAATTGCTGTACAAGCAAACTCAAACGTTACGATCTATTGATCGTGCGCTTCTCAATTTTAAAAAGCTCGGTCAAGCAAAAATGACCGCAGCCACAACTCAAAACCGGATGGCAATGTTAAAAGAAGCATACATCCAAAGCCAAGATCTGGACGCGAGGATAGCAGCATGCACCGACAACGCGGCGAAGTCCAGTCTGCCGTATTTCGTCGACAACCAGTTCATCGAATCCGAAGAAAGGTACCAAGAAGCTCTGGACTACATGGCGGAGGTCCTCGCCAAGGCCACGCCTCCACCGCAATCTACCAACGCAAATTCAAACTCAACGACGTCGAAGTCAACGATTCATCTACCAAAGATTCAACTGCCGACCTTCGATGGCGCCTTCACCGAATGGGAGAGTTTCCGTGACCGCTTCACCTCACTggtaaaaaataatgattctttaTCAAACATTGACCgccttcaatttttgaattcatCGTTAACGGGTGAAGCAAGCCGCGCCGTGAGTCACCTTCCTATAACAGACAAAAACTTTGACATTGCGTGGAAGATCATAACGTCGCGTTACGAAAACAAACAACGGTTAATTTCAACGCATTTGAACACGTTATTTTCGATTCCGTCTGTAGCGGCCGAAAACGCTCACGACCTTCGTGCGTTGCGCGATGGAATAAACATATCTCTCGAAATGTTAAGAAATTTAAACCGACCGGTCGACAAGTGGGATGACATGATCGTTTTTCTAGCAACGCAAAAATTAGATCGTTCATCGCGAAAGGCTTGGGAATTTCATCTTAGTGAAGCGACCGACTTTCCTACGTATGAAGAATTCGACGCGTTTCTAAGAAAAAGAATTCGCGCACTCGAAGCAATGCCTAATCCAAAACGCGAAAAAGCGAACGACGTTGATAaatgtaaacaatttaaatCGAGAGCGATTTCAACCCATTCCGCGACATCTCAAAAAATTACTTGTCCGGTGTGTCAACAAACTCACTTAATCTACCAATGTCCGAAATTTCTTTCGCAACCAGTTTCCGAGCGCTTTCACTTTATACGAAAACAAAAACGGTGCGTTAATTGCTTCTCAATTAAGCACTCCTCCGCACAGTGCCAAAGCAAGCACTTATGCAAGGAATGTAATCAGCGTCACAATACACTCTTACATTTTCCGAACCAAAAGGATGCGACTCCTTCTACATCGAAAGCTGAGTCTGAATCTTCCGAAAACGCAGTTGAGATAAGTACTCACGTAGCGTCAAATTCTCCAAAAGGCTCATGTATTCTTCTTTCAACAGCGCGCGTTCAAATTCGCTCGAGTCAGGGTCGATCCGTTAACGCTCGAGCTCTTCTGGATCAAGGTTCCGTCGCAACCCTTATAACGGAGAATCTCGCTCAAACACTCCGTCTTCTGCGTACAAAACAGCCAACCAAAATCATCGGAATTGGAGAAAATCAATCACACGCAAGCCACACCGCAGAAATAATTATCACGCCAAGTAGATCAGATAAGCCAGCATATTCGACTACAGCGATCATTTTGCGATCACTCACAAGGTACGTGCCTTCAAAAAACCCAACAAATTTCAAATGGTCTCACCTTGCAGATTTGGAACTCGCAGACAACGAACCCATGAGCTCGGATCCAATCGACATCATAATCGGAGCAGATCTTTATGGTCAATTTTTGCTGCCAGGGCTGAGGAAAGGCTCCGCGTGTACCCCGACGGCACAAAACACTACCCTCGGGTGGATCCTGTCCGGTCCTTCCCAGCGAGTATCCTCACCTTCCTCAGTAGGAGTTCACCATCTTTCCGTTTTGGAAAACCTCGACCAAGACCTTTGTCGATTTTGGCAAATCGAGGACCTCTCAGCTCCAACAATCACAACTCCTGAAAATCAGATGTGCGAAGAGCATTTTAAAACCACGCATTCTCGCGCAAATGACGGACGGTACATTGTTCGCCTTCCTTTCAAAACACAATCATCAATAAATTTAGGCGAATCACGCTCAGTAGCACTTCGATGTCTTCGATCGTTAGAAAATCGCCTCATTCGCAATTCAGCGGTATCTAAACCTTACCAAGAGTTTCTGTCCGAGTACGAAACCCTCGGCCATATGAAACAAGTTGATCCTCTTCCATCCTCGCACAAAAACTGCTACTACATACCGCATCATGCTGTAATTCGCGAGAGCAGTGTGACTACACGTCTTCGCGTTGTTTTCAACGCATCCCGTCGAACTTCCGACGGAACCTCCTTGAATGATCATTTGTTCACAGGACCAAAACTTCAACAAGATCTTGTTTCGATCTTGATTCGATGGCGTCAATTTCAATATGTATATACTGCAGACATTGAGAAAATGTATCGTCAAATACTTGTGCATCCAGAAGATACCGATTATCAGAGGATTCTCTGGCGCGACTCGCCTCTTAAACCAGTAAATGAGTATCAATTGCTCACTGTTACCTACGGGACAGCATCAGCCCCTTATTTAGCTATTCGTGTTTTACACCAACTCGTCGAAGACGAAGGTGCCAACTTTCCTCAAGCAGTTTCCGTCGTACAGGATCAAGCATATGTTGATGATTTCATCTTCGGAGGAGATAGCGTCAACTCACTCCGTCAATTACGCGATCAGACGATCGACCTTCTAGCAAAGGGTGGATTCGTTTTACGAAAGTGGGCAAGCAACAATCCGGAGCTTATGTCCGATATTAATCCAAAAAATTATGGGCTTGCCACAAGTAAATCCTTGCAAGGAGACGAAACAATCTCCGTACTTGGCCTAACGTGGAATCCTGCATtagatcaatttcaatttaaactttcagAGCCAATCAACCGTCCGCAGACTAAACGTTCAATTCTTTCCACTATCGCAAAATTGTTCGATCCACTTGGATGGATTGCTCCAATAATTATTACCGGCAAAATCTATATGCAAACGCTGTGGTCCATTCGTTGCGACTGGGACGATGTTCCTCCATCGACGTTTCTTCAGGAATGGAAAAAATTTTGCTCACAATTGCCCAAGTTGGAGCACATCTCCATACCGCGAAAGATAGCTCATAACATCTTTAGAAGTCAAAGTCTGCATGGGTTCTCAGATGCCTCAACCAAAGCCTACGCTGCAGCCGTATATTCGCGAAACGTTCTTTACGATGGTACGATTTGTGCCTCTCTCGTAATCGCTAAAACACGAGTAGCTCCGGTCAAAACTTTGAGCGTTCCTCGATTGGAATTATCTGCCGCCTTGCTATTAGCTCGCCTATTAACATTCGTTCGAACAGCGTTAAATGCACCGATGCTTGAGAGTCATTGTTGGACTGACTCTACCATCACACTCGCGTGGCTAAGACAGCCTCCTAATCGCTGGAAAACCTTCGTCGCGAACCGCGTAGCAAAAATTCAGCAACTAATTCCCGATGTTCAATGGCATCACGTACCAACAGCCGAAAATCCTGCTGATTGCGCTTCTCGCGGAATAAACATTGACAAGTTAGAAACTCACCAGTTATGGTGGTCCGGCCCTCCTTGGTTAATAAAAGCGTCTAATTTCTGGCCTCAGTCTATTCCACAAACAGACGACGATCTGTCGCATGAGAAAAGAAGTCCTGCCCTTCCAAGTCTCGCAACCTGTGTTGAGCAATGGGAATTAGCCAATCGCTATTCTTCATGGACAAAGCTCTTACGTGTTACCGcatatttaattcatttcattCGTACACTTCGTACTCGCATCCAAAGCAAAACTAATCAAAAACTCACCATTATAAGCCAACCTACTGCTCCGCCATTGATTCTCAAGCCAGAAGTTATCAACCAAGCAAAACTCTTTTGGTTAAAGGAGCTTCAATCCAACGCTTTTCCGGAGGAGAAGGGAGCCTTA ACACCGACGGCCTAA
- the LOC143305264 gene encoding uncharacterized protein LOC143305264 isoform X1: MRKFFLRCLHAMRQRLRLLLRRRFLAFGDKCDWKETKFRNRALIFPGRRFHADDSGEVIVSWVALNNAAKFPSARRKILVAKQDKLTDLSEILRRLPFWALVQRMQEAWNW, encoded by the exons ATGCGGAAATTTTTCTTGCGGTGCTTACATGCGATGAGACAACGCTTACG TTTGCTTTTACGTCGTAGATTTCTCGCTTTCGGTGACAAGTGTGATTGGAAGGAAACAAAGTTTCGCAATAGGGCGCTTATATTCCCCGGACGACGTTTTCACGCTGACGACTCGGGTGAGGTTATCGTCTCCTGGGTGGCACTTAATAATGCGGCCAAGTTCCCATCGGCAAGGCGGAAGATTTTGGTTGCGAAGCAGGACAAGTTGACCGACTTGAGCGAGATTTTGCGTCGTCTTCCATTTTGGGCGTTGGTGCAACGTATGCAG GAAGCTTGGAATTGGTGA
- the LOC143305264 gene encoding uncharacterized protein LOC143305264 isoform X2 yields MRKFFLRCLHAMRQRLRFLAFGDKCDWKETKFRNRALIFPGRRFHADDSGEVIVSWVALNNAAKFPSARRKILVAKQDKLTDLSEILRRLPFWALVQRMQEAWNW; encoded by the exons ATGCGGAAATTTTTCTTGCGGTGCTTACATGCGATGAGACAACGCTTACG ATTTCTCGCTTTCGGTGACAAGTGTGATTGGAAGGAAACAAAGTTTCGCAATAGGGCGCTTATATTCCCCGGACGACGTTTTCACGCTGACGACTCGGGTGAGGTTATCGTCTCCTGGGTGGCACTTAATAATGCGGCCAAGTTCCCATCGGCAAGGCGGAAGATTTTGGTTGCGAAGCAGGACAAGTTGACCGACTTGAGCGAGATTTTGCGTCGTCTTCCATTTTGGGCGTTGGTGCAACGTATGCAG GAAGCTTGGAATTGGTGA